In Deinococcus reticulitermitis, the DNA window CGATCAGTCCCAGGATGTCCTGCATGCGCCGCACCGCCGCCGTACTGCCTGAGCCGCAGAACACCAGCTTGCAGGTGTGGTCGCCGCCGAGCTGCGCCTTGACGTACTCCGCGGCCTGATGGGTGAGGTGGGTGGAGTGTGCGCCGGTCGCGCTGTCCTCGGTATGGGTGTTGGCGTAGAGCGGCAGAGCAAGGCGCTGCACCTTCTCCTCCACGCTGCGCAGCGCCCGCCCCGAGGCCACATAGTCGGCATAGGTGACGCGCCGCTCTCCGAACGGCGTCCGGATAACGGCTCCCGACCCGATCAGGTCGGCCCGCAGAGCAGCGAAGTCCATACCCCATTGTAGGGAGAAGTCCGGCGCCTGGGGCGCAGCCCCTCTCCCGGCCACCTGACCACCTCCGCCCTGGACCACAAGTGCTTGGCCCCGAAGCGGGTAGACTGCAGCGTTATGAGCGGCTGGAATGTCATCGTCATCGGTGGGGGGCACGCGGGCCTGGAAGCGGCGTGGGCCGCGGCCAAGTTCTCCCGGGTCGCTCTCCTGATCGGTAACCCGGCCACCGTCGGGCGCATGCCGTGCAACCCCGCTGTGGGCGGCCCCGGCAAAAGTCAGCTGGTGTTCGAGCTGCAAGCGCTCGGCGGCCTGATGGGGCGCCTCGCCGACGAGACGGCCATTCATACCCGCACGCTCAACGCGAGCAAGGGGCCGGCTGTGCAGTCGCTGCGCGTCCAGAACGAGCGCGACGCCTACGCCGAGCGCGCCCAGGACGTGATTTTCGGCCATCCTGAGATCGACATCGTGCGTGGCGAGGCGGCGGACCTGGACAGTGACGGCCAGGGCGGCTGGTGGGTAATCACGACCGACGGACGGCGCCTGCACGCGCGGAGTGTGGTGATTGCGGCGGGCACCTTCATGCGGGGCGTTACCTGGTACGGGCGGCAGTCGCGCCCGGAAGGGCGGCAGGGCGAGCCGCCTTCGCGCTTTCTCTCCGCGCCGCTCTCCCGCGCCGGGCACCGGCTGAAGCGCTACAAGACAGGGACGCCGCCCCGCGTGCGCGCCGACTCCGTGCAGTTCGGCGACCTGCTGGAGATTCCTGCCGATCCGCAGCCGCGCGGGTTCACCGGGCGTCCTGGGCCGCGCGCCACTGAGTCCCCCACCTGGCAGACCCACACCACCGCCGAGACCCACCGGCTGATTCAGGACAACCTCCACGAGTCACCGATGTACGCCGGCGACATTGAGGGCCTGGGGCCGCGCTACTGTCCGAGTATCGAGGACAAGGTGGTCAAGTTCGCCCACCACGACCGGCATCTGCTGTTTGTCGAGCCCGACGGGATCCAGACGAGCGAGGTGTACCTCCAGGGTTTCAGTTCCTCGCTGCCGCCCGCCTTGCAAGATCAGCTGGTCCGCACCCTGCCGGGCTTTGAACAGGCGGTGATTCAGCGTTACGCCTATGCCGTTGAATACGACGTGGTGGACTCGACCGAGCTGACCCTCAATCTCGAATCCAGGCAGCTGCCCGGTGTATTTACCGCCGGCCAGCTCAACGGCACGAGTGGCTATGAGGAAGCGGCGGCCCAGGGACTGGTGGCAGGCACGGCGGCGGCGCGGCGGGCTCAGGGGCTGGAAGAACACTTTATTGGCCGGGAAACGGGCTATATCGGGGTGTTGCTCGACGACCTCGTGTTCAAGGGCAGCGACGAGCCCTACCGCATGATGACCAGTCGGGTCGAGCACCGCCTGCTGGTCCGGCAGGACAATGCCGACGAGCGCATGACCCCGCTGGGCGCGCGCCTCGGTCTGGTGGAAGACGAGGTGGCGGGTCAGGTCCAGACCAAATATGAGCGTGTGCAGGCTGGGGCCGAGGCCCTGACCCGGCAGCGCCTGCAGGGACAGACCGCCGACGGCTGGCTCAGGCGCCCCGAGTTCTCGCTGAGCGATGTTGAGGCGCTGGGGGCAGCCCTGCCTGAACTTTCGCCGGCAGAGCGCGAGGCGCTTGAAATCCGTGTCAAGTATGCCGGTTATATCCAGCGGGCCGAAGCCCAACTGCGCTCGGAAGCGCGGGCGCGTGACCTCAGCCTGCGTGGGGTGAATTTCGCCGGGATCGCCGCCCTGTCCAACGAAGCGCGCGAGAAGCTCGCTCGACTCCAGCCTCAGACCGTCGAGCAGGCGTCGAGGATCGCTGGGGTGCGCCACGCCGACATCAGCGCGCTTTTGGTGCATCTCCGCCAGCGCGAGGTTTCACGGGAAACTTGATGGTGAAACATTCTTCAGGAAGCGGTGCAAAGCCGCTTCTTCCTTTGGCCTTTGACACCAGACAGGTTTCACGGGAAACTTGACGGTGAAACAGGGAGGTTTGATTTGACGGAGATGGAACAGGGCCTGCTGCTCGGCGTGCTGATCGGCGAGGGCCATTTTGGTGGCGACGGCAAGCAGCCTCACATCACGGTGCGGATGCATACCCGGCACCAGCGCCTCTTTGAGACCCTGCTGCGCCTGTGTCCGGAGTCCAGGCTGTATGGCCCGTACACCCACGGCGGACGCAACTACTTTCAGTGGATGGTGAGGGGGCAGGCGCTGCGCGAATCGCTCGTGCCGCTCCTGGACCGCCTGCCGCTGGCCGAAACCGATGACTATGTGTATGAACGCTACACCGAGATGAAGCGGAAGTACGGCCTGTGACCCCCGAAGGCCAGGAGCTGCTGCGGCGCGGCGGGCAGGCGCTGGGGCTCGACCTCACGCCGCACGAGGAGCAGTTTGCGCGGCTGCTCGAACTGCTGCGCGCCGGGAATGAACGCCTTAACCTCACGGCGCTCAAGCAGGAGAAGGACATCGTTCTCAAGCACTTTGTCGACTCGCTCACCTGCCTGCGCGGGGGGCACCTCGACGGAGAGCTCCGCACGCTCGATCTGGGAACCGGCGCGGGGTTTCCAGCGCTGCCACTGGCGATCGTCAGGCCGCAGCTGCACCTGACCCCGCTCGACTCGATTCGCAAGAAGATCGAGTTCGTTCGCAGCGCGGCGCAGGCGCTCGGACTGATGCAGGTGACCCCGCTGGTCGGGCGGGCCGAGACGCTCGGTCGGGACCCGGCGCACCGGGAATGCTATGACCGGGTGGTGGCGCGCGCGGTGGCGGCCCTGCCTGTTCTGGCCGAACTGGCCCTTCCGCTGCTGAAGGTGGGCGGGCGGTTCGTCGCCCAGAAGGGCCCCATCACGCCGGAAGAACTCGAGGCGGGTCAGAAAGCCGCCCGGGAGGTCGGCGGGCAGCTGACTGAGGTGGATCCCTTCACCCTGCCCCTCTCGGGAGACGCCCGGACCCTGGTGGTGCTGGAGAAGATCCGGCACACCCCCGCGGCCTACCCCCGGCGTGAGGGTGTGCCCACGCACCAGCCGCTATTCTGGAAAGCGAAGTGACGGGAGAGGCATGAAAACCATCGGAGTGGTCAATCAAAAAGGCGGGGTCGGCAAAACCACCACCGCCGTCAACCTAGGGGCGTATCTCGCGGCAGGCGGACGGCGGGTGCTGGTCGTGGATATGGACCCCCAGGGCAACGCCACGAGCGGCCTTGGACTGCGCGGCGCCGAGCAGGGCCTGTATGAAGCGCTCGGCGAGCCGGCCCGCACCGAGGAATTTACCCTGACCTCGGCGCAAAAAGGCCTGGATGTCCTGCCCGCCACCCCCAACCTCGCGGGCGCCGGGGTCGAGCTCGCCGACGATCCCGACGCGCTGGCCCGGCTGCTGGCAAGCGTCAGCGGCTACGACGTGGTGCTCGTTGACGCGCCTCCGAGCCTCGGGCCCCTCACCGTCAACATCCTGGCCGCCGTGGACGCCCTGCTGATTCCTGTGCAGGCCGAGTATTACGCCCTGGAGGGACTCGCTGGCTTGATGGAGACGGTGGAGCGCGTTCAGGGCGGGCTCAATCCGCGCCTCAAGGTGCTCGGAATCGTGCTGACGATGCTCGACAGCCGCACCAACCTCGCGCAGGACGTGGAGTCGATGGTGCGCCAACATTTTGGCGAACTCGTCTTCTGGTCGGTGGTGCCGCGCAACGTCCGCCTCTCCGAAGCCCCGAGTTTCGGCAAACCGATCAACTCGTTCGCTCCACTGTCGAGTGGCGCCGCCGCCTACAAGCGCCTGGCCGAGGAGGTCCTGCAACGTGTCGAAAAAAGCTAGCCTGGGGCGCGGCCTTGACGCCCTGCTGAGCAAGAAGGGCGAAACGGGCGCGGGCAGCGTGACGGTGCAAACGCTGCGGATCGACCGCATCGCGCAGGCGGCCTACCAGCCCCGGCAGGTCTTCGAGCCGGAGGCCCTGGCCGAGCTCGCCCAGAGCATCAAGGAAAAGGGGGTGCTGCAACCGCTGCTCGTGCGGCCCCGGGGAGACGCCTTTGAGATCGTCGCTGGGGAACGCCGCTGGCGGGCGTCGCAACTTGCTGGGCTCACCGAGTTGCCGGTCATCATCCGTGACCTGGGTGACCGCGAAGCGCTGGAAATCGCCATTATCGAGAACCTGCAGCGCGAGGACCTGGGGCCGCTGGAAGAGGCGCGGGCGTATCAGGCGCTGCTTGACCAGGGCCTCAACCAGGAGGGCGTGGCGCAGGCCGTCGGCAAGGGCCGCAGCACGGTCACCAATGCCCTGCGCCTGCTGACGCTGCCGGAGCAGGTTCTGCAGGCCCTCGACAGCGGAACCATCAGCGCCGGGCACGCCCGCGCGATCCTCGCCCAGCCTGAGCGTGACCGCACCTGGGCGCTGGAGCAGATCAGGAAGCAGGGCCTGAATGTCCGTGAGGCGGAGGCGCTTAAACGCGGCCAGGGCTCCAGTGCCCCCATCAAGGTCAACCCACCGCGCACCTACCGGCAACTCGAACTCGACCTCAGCCGGCGCACAGGCACGCGGGTCAAGATCACCGGGGAAGACAAGGGGCGGGTCGAGCTGAGCTACGCCTCGCGCGAGGAACTGGGCCGCATTCTGGAGCTGCTCGGATACGCGGCTGAAGAGTAACGGCAAAAGGGCAGGGGGAGAGACCACCTCACCTCTCCCCCTGCCCTTTCTCTCGTCTCTCAGCCTTTCGTTCCCACCCGGAAAATATTCGGCCAGGGACGATAAACGCTCCGCAAGGTGTCTTGCTTGAACGTCTGACCGCCGCGCACGAACCGGCGCGTGACCTCAATCGTGGCGCCGGGCGCCGCCCAGTCGACCTGCTTGCGCTCACCTTTAGACAGCGAAGCGTCGAAGATCAGACGGTCCTTGGGCGCCGGCGTGGTTTTGAGGGTGCGCGGCGCATCGACCTGCACCTGAAAGTCGCGGGCCTGGCCGAACACCGTGATGGCGAGTGTTGCCTGACGGTCGTCCCACTCGGTCTGGAACCACAGCGCCCCGCCGGTGTCGTTGGCAAACTTGAGATCGAGCTGCGGCTGGTAGATGGCGGCGTCAAGGCCGTGCGGGTCGTAGTAGAACACCTGATACGAGTGGTTCTGTCGCTGCACGATGGGTAGCCCCGCTCCGTAGAGCGTGCGGAAGGCGGTGGTGCTGACCTGGCAGATGCCGCCACCAACGCCGTTCACGGTCTGCTCGCCCGCAATTACCAGGCCGGTCACGTAGCCGTTGCGGGTGGTGATCGGCCCCACGAACTGATTGAACGAGAAGGTCCGGCCTTCGAACAGCCGGTCCCTGAAGTTGGCCGCCCCGACATGGATGTTCTTGATCCGCGCCTCGCTGCTGCCGGCGTAGCTCGTCGCCCCGGTCGCCAGAAAGGTCGTGACGCCGCGTGACGCGAAGAAGTCGAGCGTGCGCTTCGGCGCCACCTGCCCCGTCACCACGACGTTGACCGCGCCGCTCCGCTCGCCGCGGAGCAGCTGCGCGAGCGCCGTGCGCGTCGCTTCCGCGTCTACCTTCAGGCCGTTGCGCTGCAAGACGACCCACTGCCCGTCGGGCTGCTGCTCGAAGCGGGCGTCACGCGGCTGCGCGAGCGGCTTCAGAAAGGCGTCCAGATCGGCCTGCAAGCTCTGGGTGACCACGGCGCGCTGACGCAGCGCGGCGGCACGCTCGGACGGGATGGTCAACGTCTGAACCCAGGGAACAGCCACCTTTTTACCGGCGACCAAGGCAGGAAAATTCACCCGCACCTGAATCAGCAGGGGACCGCGAACGGGCGCCGGCTTGGTGGGAACCGGGGTCACTGGGGTCGGGGTCACTGGCGCGGGCTGAGCTGGACTCGGCATGACCGGCTCTGTCGGAGGCGCCGGGTTCACCGGCGGCAGGGGCACAGGCTCAGGTACTGGGAGGGGCGCTGGCTCGACGGGTTCCGGCTCAGCCGGAGGCTCGCTGGGCACAGGTCCTGGAGCTGGCAGGGGCGTAGGCTCGGGAGAGGGAGCCGGAACAGGCGTCGGCGGCACCACAGGAATGCTGGTCTGGGCCTGGGCCAGCGACAGTGCGCCGAGCAGCGCGAGGCCGCGCAGCAGCGCAGAAGGCAAAGGAGCGCTCACGCCGGGCAGTATTCCACGCGGCTTCTGACGCTGAGGTGAGTTTTTACCGGTCAAGGGGCGCAGCTTCAGGAGAGCTGCACCTCTTGGGCGCGCAGTTGACGCCCGATTTCTGCCACTGCCAGGTCGGCGTGAAAGCGGCCGTTCTCGATGAAGACCTGATTGGTCTTGCCGGCAAAACCCGCGCTCCCGACGACAAAGAGCCCCGGCACGCTGCTCTCGTAGTGCTCGCTCAGGACCAGGCACTCGTCGGGCTGCTGCGCGAGGTCGAGGCCAGCGAGGAACGACAGGTCGGGGCGGTAGCCGGTCAGGGCGAAAGTGAAGTGGGTTGGTAGCTCGAAGGTGGAGCCGTCCCCTAGCTGCACCAGCACGTGGTCGGGGTGGATCTCGACCACCCGCGCGCCGAAGTGCGCGTCGATGCTGCCTTCCTTGATGCGGTTTTCCAGGTCCGGGCGCACCCAGTACTTGATGGTGGATTTGAGTTCAGGCGCGCGCACGACCATCGTGACCTTCGCGCCGCCGCGCCACAGGTCGAGCGCCGCGTCCGCCGCCGAGTTGCCGGCTCCTATGACCGTCACGTTCAGGCCCATGAAAGGGTGGGCCTCGGTGTAATAGTGGCTGACATTCTCGGAGTCCTCACCGGGGATGCCGAGTGCGACCGGGTGGTCGTAGTAGCCGGTCGCCACCACCACGCGCCGAGCCTCGACCACGCCGGGGGTGCCGTCACGCTGCTCGATCTCGAGCGTGAAGCCTGCCGGGGCCGCATGCACCCGGGTCACGGCGGTGTACTGCTCGACGTTGAGGGCCTCACGCTGCGTGACGAGGCGGTAATACATCAGCGCGTCGCGGCGGTCGGGCTTATCGTGCCCCGTCACCATCGGGTGGTTGCCGATTTCGAGCTCCGGCGCCGTGGTGAAAAACGTCATGTAGGTCGGGTATTCGAAAATCGCGTTGACCACGCAGCCTTTTTCCAGCACCACGTAGCTCAGCCCGGCCCGCTTGCAGGCGATGGCGGCGGCCAGGCCCACCGGACCGGCCCCGACGATGGCAACGTCATACAGACTCATCCCCCCATTGTGTCAGCCCCGCCGGGGAAGAACGTAAGCGACGTAAGGACAGCGCCGGGGGGCTGCTAGGCTGATCCGTGATGCGCCGCCTCCCGCCCTTGACGCTCTGGACCGGCCTGCTCGTCCTGACCGCCTGCACCCCACAGCCCCAGCCCATTGAGGGCCTACGCACCTTCTCCTACCTCGGGGGAGACGTGCGCGGCGGCTCGCTGAGCTACCTCGAACACCCGCCGGTCGGGGGGCCGTACAACGCGCTGTGGCAGAGCTGCGGCGTCTACACGAAGCCGCTCTACAACGAATACGCCGTTCACACGCTGGCGCGCGGAGCGGTGTGGGTGACCTACCGCCCGGACCTCCCCGCCGAGGAACTCGCGGCGCTGCGGACGCGGCTTGCCGATCAGCCGGCCGCGCTGCTCAGCCCCTACCCCGGATTGCCGGCGCCCATCGTGATGACCGCCTGGAACCGTCAGATCACCGCTGCGGGCGCCGACGACCCGCGCCTGACCCGCTTCCTGACCGAGGTGCTCCCCGAAAACAGCGTGCCCGAGCCGGACGCAGGGTGCACAGGCGGATACCGGCAGACCCGCTGAATAGCCTTGACAGGGTCTGCATACGGCGCTATTCTTTTTCCATCACCGTCCGCGAAGGGCGGATTTTTTTTGTCACCCCCTCTGAGGCAGGCAACGCCGGAACAGGGGAGGGGAGAGCCCCAGTCGGCGCCTCCCCTCTGCCTCAGGGTACTCAGCCTTCGAGCGTCGTGAGGTCGCCGGGGTCCTGGCCGAGGGCCTGGGCACGCAGCACCCGGCGCATGATCTTGCCGCTGCGGGTCTTGGGCAGGGCGTCGACCACCCGGATCTCGGCAGGGGCGCCGATGGGACCGAGTTCGCGCCGCACG includes these proteins:
- a CDS encoding DUF3105 domain-containing protein encodes the protein MRRLPPLTLWTGLLVLTACTPQPQPIEGLRTFSYLGGDVRGGSLSYLEHPPVGGPYNALWQSCGVYTKPLYNEYAVHTLARGAVWVTYRPDLPAEELAALRTRLADQPAALLSPYPGLPAPIVMTAWNRQITAAGADDPRLTRFLTEVLPENSVPEPDAGCTGGYRQTR
- a CDS encoding ParA family protein, which produces MKTIGVVNQKGGVGKTTTAVNLGAYLAAGGRRVLVVDMDPQGNATSGLGLRGAEQGLYEALGEPARTEEFTLTSAQKGLDVLPATPNLAGAGVELADDPDALARLLASVSGYDVVLVDAPPSLGPLTVNILAAVDALLIPVQAEYYALEGLAGLMETVERVQGGLNPRLKVLGIVLTMLDSRTNLAQDVESMVRQHFGELVFWSVVPRNVRLSEAPSFGKPINSFAPLSSGAAAYKRLAEEVLQRVEKS
- the parB gene encoding ParB/RepB/Spo0J family partition protein ParB, coding for MSKKASLGRGLDALLSKKGETGAGSVTVQTLRIDRIAQAAYQPRQVFEPEALAELAQSIKEKGVLQPLLVRPRGDAFEIVAGERRWRASQLAGLTELPVIIRDLGDREALEIAIIENLQREDLGPLEEARAYQALLDQGLNQEGVAQAVGKGRSTVTNALRLLTLPEQVLQALDSGTISAGHARAILAQPERDRTWALEQIRKQGLNVREAEALKRGQGSSAPIKVNPPRTYRQLELDLSRRTGTRVKITGEDKGRVELSYASREELGRILELLGYAAEE
- a CDS encoding VanW family protein, which gives rise to MTPTPVTPVPTKPAPVRGPLLIQVRVNFPALVAGKKVAVPWVQTLTIPSERAAALRQRAVVTQSLQADLDAFLKPLAQPRDARFEQQPDGQWVVLQRNGLKVDAEATRTALAQLLRGERSGAVNVVVTGQVAPKRTLDFFASRGVTTFLATGATSYAGSSEARIKNIHVGAANFRDRLFEGRTFSFNQFVGPITTRNGYVTGLVIAGEQTVNGVGGGICQVSTTAFRTLYGAGLPIVQRQNHSYQVFYYDPHGLDAAIYQPQLDLKFANDTGGALWFQTEWDDRQATLAITVFGQARDFQVQVDAPRTLKTTPAPKDRLIFDASLSKGERKQVDWAAPGATIEVTRRFVRGGQTFKQDTLRSVYRPWPNIFRVGTKG
- a CDS encoding YpdA family putative bacillithiol disulfide reductase gives rise to the protein MSLYDVAIVGAGPVGLAAAIACKRAGLSYVVLEKGCVVNAIFEYPTYMTFFTTAPELEIGNHPMVTGHDKPDRRDALMYYRLVTQREALNVEQYTAVTRVHAAPAGFTLEIEQRDGTPGVVEARRVVVATGYYDHPVALGIPGEDSENVSHYYTEAHPFMGLNVTVIGAGNSAADAALDLWRGGAKVTMVVRAPELKSTIKYWVRPDLENRIKEGSIDAHFGARVVEIHPDHVLVQLGDGSTFELPTHFTFALTGYRPDLSFLAGLDLAQQPDECLVLSEHYESSVPGLFVVGSAGFAGKTNQVFIENGRFHADLAVAEIGRQLRAQEVQLS
- the rsmG gene encoding 16S rRNA (guanine(527)-N(7))-methyltransferase RsmG, whose translation is MTPEGQELLRRGGQALGLDLTPHEEQFARLLELLRAGNERLNLTALKQEKDIVLKHFVDSLTCLRGGHLDGELRTLDLGTGAGFPALPLAIVRPQLHLTPLDSIRKKIEFVRSAAQALGLMQVTPLVGRAETLGRDPAHRECYDRVVARAVAALPVLAELALPLLKVGGRFVAQKGPITPEELEAGQKAAREVGGQLTEVDPFTLPLSGDARTLVVLEKIRHTPAAYPRREGVPTHQPLFWKAK
- the mnmG gene encoding tRNA uridine-5-carboxymethylaminomethyl(34) synthesis enzyme MnmG — encoded protein: MSGWNVIVIGGGHAGLEAAWAAAKFSRVALLIGNPATVGRMPCNPAVGGPGKSQLVFELQALGGLMGRLADETAIHTRTLNASKGPAVQSLRVQNERDAYAERAQDVIFGHPEIDIVRGEAADLDSDGQGGWWVITTDGRRLHARSVVIAAGTFMRGVTWYGRQSRPEGRQGEPPSRFLSAPLSRAGHRLKRYKTGTPPRVRADSVQFGDLLEIPADPQPRGFTGRPGPRATESPTWQTHTTAETHRLIQDNLHESPMYAGDIEGLGPRYCPSIEDKVVKFAHHDRHLLFVEPDGIQTSEVYLQGFSSSLPPALQDQLVRTLPGFEQAVIQRYAYAVEYDVVDSTELTLNLESRQLPGVFTAGQLNGTSGYEEAAAQGLVAGTAAARRAQGLEEHFIGRETGYIGVLLDDLVFKGSDEPYRMMTSRVEHRLLVRQDNADERMTPLGARLGLVEDEVAGQVQTKYERVQAGAEALTRQRLQGQTADGWLRRPEFSLSDVEALGAALPELSPAEREALEIRVKYAGYIQRAEAQLRSEARARDLSLRGVNFAGIAALSNEAREKLARLQPQTVEQASRIAGVRHADISALLVHLRQREVSRET